CTTCCACCAGCCGGCCCGGTTCGACCTCTCCTACGTGGACGCGGCCGGTGCCCGCCAGGTACCGGTGATGATCCACCGCAGTCTGGCCGGCAGCATGGAGCGGCTGTTCGCGTACCTGATCGAGGTGCACGAGGGGGCGTTCCCACTGTGGTACGCCCCCCGCCAGCTCCAGGTGCTGCCGATCTCCGCCGCGCAGGACGACGCGGCACGCGAGTTCTGCCGCGCGGCGGTGTACGCCGGGCTCCGCGCGGAGGTGGTGGCGGACGGCTCCGTGTCGTCCCGGGTACGACGCTCCGCACAGCAGCGCGTGCCGTACGCGGCCATCATCGGCCCGGCCGAGGCGGCATCCGGCGAGGTCTCGCTGCGCCCACGCAACCGGCCCGGCCTCGCCCCGATGCCGGCCGACGCGGCACTGCGCCGCCTCGTCACCGAGGCGAACCCGCACCTGGCCTAGGGACGACACGACCGGCGAACCGAGAAAGCCCGAAACGACAGGGCCGTCTTCCCGCTTCCGGCGTGGTCACTTCGGGCGTGCTCCCGCGGGCACCGGTCGTCGCAGGGCTCCTCCCTGCACGACGCGTGGTCGGCCGGGAAACACCCCGGCGGCGGGCCGCGGCATCCGCCGCGACCCGCCGCCATCCGTGGGGTGCTGTGGTCCGGCGCCATCCGTGGGGTGCTGTGGTCCGGCGCCATCCGTGAGGTGCTGTGGTCCGCCGCCACCCGTCGGGCGCCGCGACCCGCCAGGCGCCCGGTGGCGGCGGATGCCGCTTTTCGCCGTTACCCGGTGAGTGCCCAGTGCCGCTTCCCGTCGTCACCCGGCGGGTGCGGTTCCGCAATGCCGTTTCTCGCTGGTGGGTGCGAGTTCCGTGGTGTTGCTTCCCGCCGTCGTCCGATGGGTGCCGGGTTCCGGCATTGCCGCTTTGCCGTCGTTCGGCGAGTGCGAGGTGCCGGTGGATGCCATTTCTCGTCGTCGCCCGGCGAGTGCCGTATCCCGGCGATTTCCACGGCCCACCGTCACCCGACGCGGCGCGGTTCGGCTTGCCACGCCTCGCGGCTCGGTTCGGTTCGTGGGTTGCCATGCCGCGTGGCCGGCCATGCGCCACGGCCCAGCTTGCTTCGCGGCGCGGGTTCCCTCGCGGCCCGGTTGCCATGCGGCGCCGGTTGCCTCCCGTTTCGTCTCGGGCCGCGTCTCGTCTTGCGCCGCGTTTCGCCTCGGGCCGCGTTTCGTCTCGGGCCGCGTCTCGCGCCGTGCCGTGTCTCGCGGCGCCGCGCCGCGCGGCCAGACGTGCGTCCTGGCGCGGCGATGCTTCGCGGCGCGGGTTGCCATGCGGTGCGGTTCGCTACCGCCGGGCGGATCCGGTCCCGCAACCGGCACAACCCACCCACGGCCGGCGCCACCGCGGCGCGGGTTGCTTCGCGGCGCGGCTTGCCATGCGGTCCGGCTCGCCTCGCGGCCCTGGTTGCCGTGCCGCGGGGCTTGCCATGGGTCACGGCGCGGCTTGCTTCGCGGGCGGGTCCGCGCCGCGCGGGTTGCCACGCGGCGCGGATTGCCACGCCGCGCGGGTTGCCACGCGGCGCGGATTGCCACGCCGCGCGGGTTGCCACGCGGCGCGGGTTATGTCACGGCGTTACGCCACGGCGCGGCGGCGGAAGCCGCGGAGGCCGGTGGCCGTGAAGGCGATGCCGAAGCCGGCCAGCGCGAGCAGGGAGATCCACGGGGCGATGTGCGGGATCTGTGGCATCGACGCGGCCCGGACCGCCTCGGACAGGTAGGTGAGCGGGTTGAACAGCGTGACCACCTGGAACCAGGGCAGCGACTCCAGTGACTTCCACGGGTACTGGGAGGCGCCGGTGAACATCAGCGGCGTCATGATCACTGCGAACACGATGCTGATCTTCGAGGGTGGCACCATCGTGCCGAGCGTGAGCCCGATCGCCGCGCCCACCCAGCCGCCCAGGAGCAGGGCCACGACCAGCAGCGGTACGCCGGCGGTGTGCCACGGCACGTCGCCGAGCACCAGGAAGCCGATCGGGTACATGATCACCACGGACGCGATCGAACGGATCATCGCGAGCACGATCTTCTCGGCCGCGACCGCCCAGGTGGGCAGCGGTGCCAGCAGCCGGTCCTCGATCTCCATCGTGAACGAGAACTCCATGATCAACGGGAACGACACGGTCTGCAGCGCGGTCAGGAACGCGGCCAGCGCCACGATGCCGGGCAGCAGCAGGAGCGAGTACTCCGTCGACACGTACCCGCCGGCGTTGAGCACCTTCGCGAAGACGAAGAGCATGAAGAGTGGCTGGAGCGCGGTCTGCGCGAGGAAGACCCACAGCTCCTTGCCGGTGACGAAGACGTCCCGCCAGAGGATCGCGGTGAACGCGCTCAACGCGGACGGCCGTGGCGCGGCCGCGGGTGCGGTCCCGGTCGGCGTGGTGTCGGTCAGCGTGGTCATCGCAGACCCCTTCCGGTCAGGTCGATGAAGACGTCCTCCAGGCTCGGTTCGCCGATCTGCACGTTCGCCAGCGTGGCCGCGCGCGCGTCGAGCACCGAGACGACCGGGCCCAGCAGGCCGGCCGGCGCACGGTCCAGGTAGAGCCGCAGGGTGACCGGGTCACCGTCCTGCGGCGCGGCCGGGCCGGGTGGCCGGCCACCACCGCCGCCGCGGGCCGAGGCCGCCGTGGCCATCGCGGCCATCGCGGCCCTCGCGGGCGGGGCCGGGGCCGCGCCCGCGCCGGGGACCTGCTCGCCCCGGGCCACGCCGTCGATCTCGGCGAGCGCGGCGATCAGCTTCTCCGGGTACTCCCCGGGCGCGGGCGTCACGCTCAGCTCCAGCACCGCCTGCCCGGTCAGCCGGCGGGTGAGCGCCGCCGGCGTGTCCAGCGCCAGCAGCCTGCCGTGGTCGACGATGCCGACCCGGTCCGACATCTCCGCGGCCTCGTCCATGTCGTGCGTGGTCAGCACCACGGTCACGCCGCGGTCGCGCATCTCGCGGACCCGCTCCCACAGGAAGATCCGCGACTGCGGGTCCAGCCCGGTGGTCGGCTCGTCCAGGAAGAGCACGGCCGGCTCGTGCATCATCGACCGCGCGATCATCAGGCGCTGTGCCATGCCGCCCGAGTAGGCGTCGAGCTTCTTGTTCGCCTGCTCGGCCAGCCCGAACTGCTCCAGCAGTTCGTCGGCGCGGGCGTTCCGGTACGCCCGGGAGAACCCGTGGTAGGCCGCGTGGAAGGTGAGGTTCTGCCGGGGGGTGAGCGACCGGTCCAGGTTGCTGCGCTGCGGCACCACCGCGAACGAGCTGCGCGCCCGGACCCCGTCGCGGATCACGTCCCGGCCGGCCACGCTCGCGCTGCCGCTGGTCGCCCGCACGCGCGTGGTCAGGATGCCGATGGTGGTCGACTTGCCGGCGCCGTTCGGCCCGAGCAGGCCGAAGATCTCGCCGGGCGTCACGTCGAAGGTGATCCCGTCGACCGCGTTGACCGGTGCCTTCGGATATCGCTTGACGAGGTCTTTCACCTCGACCGCGGTGGTGGTCATCAGGGTCCTCCATGGGTGGAGATGAGTTCGAGCAGGAACTCGCGGATGATCGCGGCCTTCGCCGGATCGGTGTCGACCGAGGTCATCGGCGCGTTGAACTCGCGGACCGCGCGGATCGCGGCCAGCGCCTGCCGCCCGGAATCGGTGAGGGCGAGGCGGATGGTGCGCCGGTCGTCCGGATCTGGTCGGCGGGCCACGTGCCCGGACTTCGCCAGCGTGTCGACGATGCCGGTGAGTGTGGCCGGCTTGAAGAAACAGGCCTGCGCCACCTGGCTGTGGGTCAGGTCGCCACCGTGCATGCCCAGTGTGGTCAGCACGGCGACGCCAGCCGGGGTCAGGTTGTGGTGCGTGGCCAGGTATCCACCCCACTGCTGCTGCGCGAGCCGCGCGGCGAGCGCCAGCAGGCTGCCCAGCGGCGCGTTGTGCAATCGGTCGGTGTCCACCCGGATACCTTAGCCCCCTGATAGTTAGGTGCCAAACTACTTAACCGGATTGACCGTACGTCGTCGCGCGGCGTGCAATTGGTCGCAGACCGTATGGGAGGTGCGATGCCGCTGCTACGGATCCAGCTCGACACGGACCGCAACACCGCCCGCCGCGTGGTCGACCTCCACCGGCGTGGCGGCACCCACCCCGAGTCCCGCGCCGCCGCCGAGGCGGAGGTCTGGCGCAAGGGCCACACCCCGGCCGCGGCGCCGATCTTCGTCGGCATCACCAACGGCGAGCCGGTCCGGCTGATCTACGACGTGGAGGTCTACCCGGCCGTGACGCGCTGACCGGCTCTCCGCACGCACGCCGGAACCGGCAGGGAGGCCGCCCGCGGCCGACCGGTGCCCGCGGGAGCACCGGGACGCGCGCACGCCGGAAGCGGGACGATGAATCAGTCCTTGATGGAACAGATCGGGGCGCCGGCGGTGACCGTGCCGCCGACCGTGGCCGTCAGCCCGGTGACCGTGCCGGCCCGGTGTGCGTTGAGCGGCTGTTCCATCTTCATCGCCTCGAGCACCACGATCAGGTCGCCCTCCGCGACCGTGTCGCCCTCCGCGACCGCGAGCTTGACGATGGTGCCCTGCATCGGTGAGGTGAGCGTGTCGCCGCCGGCCGTGGTGGTGGTGCCCCGGGTGCCGCCGCGGCGCGGGGCGGCCCGGCCGGTGCGTGCGGCGGTGGTGGTGCGGCCGGCCGGCAGGCTCACCTCCAGGCGCTTGCCGTCGACCTCGACGACCAGTGTCTCGCGCTCGGCGGTGTCCGTGCCGGCGCCGGTGCCGCCGGTGAAGGGCGGGACGCCGCCGGACCACTCGGTCTCGATCCAGCGGGTGTGCACGTCGAACGGCTCGCCGGTGAACGCCGGGTCGCGGACGATCAGGCGGTGGAACGGCAGCGCGGTGGCCATGCCCTCGACGGTCATCTCGTCGAGCGCGCGGCGGGCCCGCTCCAGCGCCTCGGTCCGGGTCTCGCCGACGATGATCACCTTGGCGAGCAGTGAGTCGAACGCGCCGCCGATCACGCTGCCGCTCTCGATGCCCGCGTCGACGCGGACGCCGGGACCGGCCGGCAGCACCAGCGACGTGACCGTGCCGGGTGCGGGCAGGAAGCCCCGGCCGGGATCCTCGCCGTTGACCCGGAACTCGATCGCGTGCCCGCGCGGCGCCGGGTCCGCGTCGAAGCGCAGTTTCTCGCCGGCCGCGATGCGGAACTGCTCGCGGACCAGGTCGATGCCGGAGGTCTCCTCGGTGACCGGGTGCTCGACCTGCAACCGCGTGTTGACCTCCAGGAACGAGACGGTGCCGTCCCGGCCGACCAGGTACTCGACGGTGCCGGCGCCGTGGTAGCCGGCCTCCCGGCAGATCGCCTTGGCCGACTCGTGGATCTGCGTGCGCTGCCGGTCGGTGAGGAACGGCGCCGGGGCCTCCTCGACCAGCTTCTGGTGGCGGCGCTGCAGCGAGCAGTCCCGGGTGCCGACCACGATCACGGAGCCGTGCGTGTCCGCGAGCACCTGCGCCTCGACGTGCCGCGGCTGGTCCAGGTATCGCTCCACGAAGCACTCGCCGCGGCCGAACGCGGCCACCGCCTCGCGGGTCGCGGACTCGAACAGCGCCGGGATCTCCGCACGGGTGCGCGCGACCTTGAGCCCGCGGCCGCCGCCGCCGAACGCCGCCTTGATCGCGACCGGCAGCCCGTGCTCGTCCGCGAACGCCAGCACCTCGTCCGGGCCGGCGACGGGTGCGGACGTGCCGGGCACCAGCGGCGCGCCGGCACGCCGCGCGATGTGCCGCGCGGTGACCTTGTCGCCGAGGTCGCGGATCGCGGCCGGTGCCGGGCCGATCCAGGTCAGGCCCGCGTCCAGCACCGCCTGCGCGAACTCCGCGTTCTCGGACAGAAAACCATAACCGGGGTGTACGGCGTCCGCGCCCGCCCGCGCGGCACGGTCCAGCAGCTTGCCGATGTGCAGGTAGGTCTCGGCGGGCGTGTCACCGCCCAGCGCGTAGGCCTCGTCCGCCAGCCGCGCGTGCGGCGCGTCCCGGTCGGAGTCCGCGTAGACGGCCACACTGGCCAGCCCCGCGTCCCGGCAGGCACGGACGACCCGGACGGCGATCTCGCCCCGGTTGGCGATGAGCACTCTGCGCACGGCACGCTCCTGGAGATCCCGGCGACAAGTTACTGATCGGAAGTTTAGTGGCCGGTCAACTAGTCAAGTTTGTTTATTACGCTTCATGGCGTGTCTACCACTCGCCTCATGATCCTCGGTCTCGTGCGCTGGACCCAGCCGGTGCACGGGTACGACGTCCGCCGCGAACTGCTCAGCTGGAGCGCCGACCGGTGGGCGAACGTGCAGCCCGGCTCGATCTACCACGCGCTCCGCAAGCTCACCGAGGACGGCATGCTGCGTGAGGTGGCGACGGAACAGGTCGGCGCGCGGCCGGCCCGCACCACGTACGAGCTGACGCCGAAGGGCGAGGACGAGTTCCAGAACCTGCTGCGCGGCGCGTGGTGGAACCTGGAGGGCGCGGTCGACCCGTTCTTCGCCGCGTTCTCGCTGCTCCCGGCGCTGCCACGGGAGGAGGCGGCGGCCGCGCTGCGCAACCGCGCCCGGCTGCTGCGGGCGAACAACGAGAGCCTCCGGGCCGCGATGGAGTCCGGCTGGATGAGCCCGACGTCCGGCAAGCCGCCGCACGTGGCCTGGATGTGGCAGCTGCACATGGCCCGGGCCGAGGGCGAGATCGCGTGGTGCGAGCGGATCGCGGGGCTGGTGGAGAGCGGCGAGCCGTACCTGCCGTCGGCCGCGCCCTGGCCGGAGGGCTGGCAGGGGTTCACCGACGATATTGAGTAATAATCAAGCTTGATTAACCACGTTATATCGCGTTAGCGTGGGCGCGCGTCCGTCGGACGTGCGCTCATGTCGATGTAACTGGGGGAGTTGAGCGGGGAAATGATCGAGACCAAAGGGCTGCGGAAGTCGTTCCGCACCCGCCGTGGATCGGTCGACGCCGTGCGCGGCGTCGACCTCTACGTCAAGGCCGGCGAGATCTACGGCTTCCTGGGGCCGAACGGGGCCGGCAAGACCACCACGCTGCGCATGCTCGCCACGCTGATCGAGCCGGACGGCGGCGCGGCCACGATCGCCGGCGCCGACCTGCTCCGCGCGCCGGGCGAGGTCCGCCGCCGGATCGGCTACGTGGCGCAGGGCGGCAGCACGAACGACGGCAGCATCGCCCGCCAGGAACTGGTGCTGCAGTCCCGGTTCTACGGCGTGAGCAAGGCCGAGTCCCGGCGCCGCGCGGACGCCGCGGTGGCCGCGTTCCAGCTCACCGAGTTCGCCGACCGGCCCTGCGCGACGTATTCCGGCGGTCAGCGCCGCCGCGTCGACATCGCGCTCGGCGTCATCCACCAGCCCCAGGTGGTGTTCCTGGACGAGCCGACCACCGGGCTCGACCCGCAGAGCCGGGTGCACATGTGGGACGAGATCCGCCGGCTCCGCGACCAGGGCATGACCGTCTTCGTCACCACGCACTACCTGGACGAGGCCGACGCGCTCTGCGACCGGATCTCCATCATGGACCACGGCACGCTGGTCGCCGAGGGCACGCCCGCCGAGCTCAAGCGCGAGATCGCCGGCGACGTGGTCACCGTCGGGGTGAACGGCTCCACCGCCGTGGCCGCGGCACTGCTGGACGGTGCGCCGTACGTGACGAGTCTCGAGCAGACCCCGGCCGGCCTGCGCCTCTACGTCGACGCGGGCGGCACCGCCATCCCGCAGATCATGCGCACGCTGGACGGCGCCGGCATCGCGCTCGGCACGATCGAGCTGCACCGGCCCAGCCTCGACGACGTGTTCCTGGAGAAGACCGGCCGATCGCTGCGGGAGAGCTGACCATGAAATTTTTCCGGGACATCTGGCTCGTCTTCCAGAACCAGCTGCGACTGCTGCTGCGCCAGCCGGTCTGGATCTTCATCAACCTGTTCCAGCCGCTCATGTTCCTGCTGCTGTTCGCGCCGCTGCTCAAGCCCGCCCTGTCGGCCGGCGGCGCGATCAGCGACGCCGAGGTCTACCGCACGTTCGTCCCCGGACTGCTGGTCATGCTGGCCATCTTCGGCGGGCTCTTCCAGGGCTTCGGCCTCATCTCCGAACTGCGCGCCGGCGTGATCGAGCGGTCCCGGGTCACCCCGGTCAGCCGCACCGCACTGCTGCTCGGCCGGTCCCTGCAGGACGTGGTCAGCCTGCTGGTCCAAGCCGTGATCATCACGCTGCTGGCGATGCCGTTCGGCCTCCGCGTGGCGATCGGCGACCTGCTCCTGGCATACCTGATGCTGGCGCTGATCGCGCTCATGACGTCCGCGCTCTCCTACGGCGTCGCA
This genomic window from Catenuloplanes niger contains:
- a CDS encoding ABC transporter permease yields the protein MTTLTDTTPTGTAPAAAPRPSALSAFTAILWRDVFVTGKELWVFLAQTALQPLFMLFVFAKVLNAGGYVSTEYSLLLLPGIVALAAFLTALQTVSFPLIMEFSFTMEIEDRLLAPLPTWAVAAEKIVLAMIRSIASVVIMYPIGFLVLGDVPWHTAGVPLLVVALLLGGWVGAAIGLTLGTMVPPSKISIVFAVIMTPLMFTGASQYPWKSLESLPWFQVVTLFNPLTYLSEAVRAASMPQIPHIAPWISLLALAGFGIAFTATGLRGFRRRAVA
- a CDS encoding ABC transporter ATP-binding protein, which encodes MTTTAVEVKDLVKRYPKAPVNAVDGITFDVTPGEIFGLLGPNGAGKSTTIGILTTRVRATSGSASVAGRDVIRDGVRARSSFAVVPQRSNLDRSLTPRQNLTFHAAYHGFSRAYRNARADELLEQFGLAEQANKKLDAYSGGMAQRLMIARSMMHEPAVLFLDEPTTGLDPQSRIFLWERVREMRDRGVTVVLTTHDMDEAAEMSDRVGIVDHGRLLALDTPAALTRRLTGQAVLELSVTPAPGEYPEKLIAALAEIDGVARGEQVPGAGAAPAPPARAAMAAMATAASARGGGGGRPPGPAAPQDGDPVTLRLYLDRAPAGLLGPVVSVLDARAATLANVQIGEPSLEDVFIDLTGRGLR
- a CDS encoding MarR family transcriptional regulator gives rise to the protein MDTDRLHNAPLGSLLALAARLAQQQWGGYLATHHNLTPAGVAVLTTLGMHGGDLTHSQVAQACFFKPATLTGIVDTLAKSGHVARRPDPDDRRTIRLALTDSGRQALAAIRAVREFNAPMTSVDTDPAKAAIIREFLLELISTHGGP
- a CDS encoding acetyl/propionyl/methylcrotonyl-CoA carboxylase subunit alpha, with the protein product MRRVLIANRGEIAVRVVRACRDAGLASVAVYADSDRDAPHARLADEAYALGGDTPAETYLHIGKLLDRAARAGADAVHPGYGFLSENAEFAQAVLDAGLTWIGPAPAAIRDLGDKVTARHIARRAGAPLVPGTSAPVAGPDEVLAFADEHGLPVAIKAAFGGGGRGLKVARTRAEIPALFESATREAVAAFGRGECFVERYLDQPRHVEAQVLADTHGSVIVVGTRDCSLQRRHQKLVEEAPAPFLTDRQRTQIHESAKAICREAGYHGAGTVEYLVGRDGTVSFLEVNTRLQVEHPVTEETSGIDLVREQFRIAAGEKLRFDADPAPRGHAIEFRVNGEDPGRGFLPAPGTVTSLVLPAGPGVRVDAGIESGSVIGGAFDSLLAKVIIVGETRTEALERARRALDEMTVEGMATALPFHRLIVRDPAFTGEPFDVHTRWIETEWSGGVPPFTGGTGAGTDTAERETLVVEVDGKRLEVSLPAGRTTTAARTGRAAPRRGGTRGTTTTAGGDTLTSPMQGTIVKLAVAEGDTVAEGDLIVVLEAMKMEQPLNAHRAGTVTGLTATVGGTVTAGAPICSIKD
- a CDS encoding PadR family transcriptional regulator, giving the protein MSTTRLMILGLVRWTQPVHGYDVRRELLSWSADRWANVQPGSIYHALRKLTEDGMLREVATEQVGARPARTTYELTPKGEDEFQNLLRGAWWNLEGAVDPFFAAFSLLPALPREEAAAALRNRARLLRANNESLRAAMESGWMSPTSGKPPHVAWMWQLHMARAEGEIAWCERIAGLVESGEPYLPSAAPWPEGWQGFTDDIE
- a CDS encoding ATP-binding cassette domain-containing protein, with protein sequence MIETKGLRKSFRTRRGSVDAVRGVDLYVKAGEIYGFLGPNGAGKTTTLRMLATLIEPDGGAATIAGADLLRAPGEVRRRIGYVAQGGSTNDGSIARQELVLQSRFYGVSKAESRRRADAAVAAFQLTEFADRPCATYSGGQRRRVDIALGVIHQPQVVFLDEPTTGLDPQSRVHMWDEIRRLRDQGMTVFVTTHYLDEADALCDRISIMDHGTLVAEGTPAELKREIAGDVVTVGVNGSTAVAAALLDGAPYVTSLEQTPAGLRLYVDAGGTAIPQIMRTLDGAGIALGTIELHRPSLDDVFLEKTGRSLRES
- a CDS encoding ABC transporter permease — protein: MKFFRDIWLVFQNQLRLLLRQPVWIFINLFQPLMFLLLFAPLLKPALSAGGAISDAEVYRTFVPGLLVMLAIFGGLFQGFGLISELRAGVIERSRVTPVSRTALLLGRSLQDVVSLLVQAVIITLLAMPFGLRVAIGDLLLAYLMLALIALMTSALSYGVALLLKSEDALAPVMNTVSQPLLLLSGILLPLTFAPVWLQRVADWNPFSWAVDGTRALFAGNPGAPEVWQGLTITLVLAVLATAWAARMFARSVR